A genome region from Thermomicrobiales bacterium includes the following:
- a CDS encoding type II toxin-antitoxin system Phd/YefM family antitoxin — translation MMEWQLADAKNRFSEVITKAETEGPQKVLRRGVPVAMVVSIEEYERLRGPKRSLKDLLLNGPDLSGVELERNQAPSREFDW, via the coding sequence ATGGAATGGCAGTTGGCGGATGCCAAGAATCGATTTAGTGAAGTCATTACAAAGGCTGAGACCGAAGGGCCGCAAAAGGTGCTCCGGCGCGGTGTGCCGGTTGCCATGGTGGTGTCGATCGAGGAATACGAACGCCTCCGAGGACCCAAACGGTCACTCAAGGATTTGCTACTCAATGGCCCGGACCTGAGTGGTGTCGAGCTCGAACGCAACCAGGCCCCGTCTCGTGAGTTCGATTGGTGA